The Nitrospirota bacterium genome contains the following window.
TCTCGACAACGTGCCGATAAACGAGCCGGAAGTGCTGAATGCGGTCCGGGAACTGCTGAGGGGTAATATAAGCATTCTTTGATTCAAAAACGGAGTTGCCACGAAGCGAAATACGGGTATCCGCGATTGTATCCGGGTTCGTCCGTGGCAACGGAGCATAATTTTACAGAAGAGGTAGATGATGAGTAACGAAGCGGTTGCACAGGATAAGGCGGCAACTCCCTCGGGGGATTCCATGACGCCCGAGCAGTTTCAAAAGATCGATGCGATCATCGCAAAGTACAAAGACAAGCCCGGTTCGCTCATCCCGGTGCTGCAGCAGGCCCAGGACGTTTGCGGCTATCTGCCCCATGTCGTCCAGCGCTACATCGCAAAGGGAATGAAAATGTCTCCGAGCGTTGTGTTCGGCGTGGCCACCTTCTATTCCTTCTTTACGCTGGTGCCTCGCGGCAAGCACGTTATCCGGGTCTGTCTCGGGACGGCGTGTTACGTGAAGCGGAGCGAGGAGATCCTTGACAAACTCAAGGACGAGCTGGACATCGAGGTCGGCGAGGTCACCCGGGATAAAAAATATTCCATCGAGGCGGTCCGTTGCCTCGGCGCCTGCGGTCTTGCGCCGGTCGTCGTGATCGGTCAGGACACTTACGGCGATGTGGCGGCCACGAAGGTGATGGACATCGTGAAGAAGTACGAGTAAAGAGACAATGGAAAATGGGAAACGGAAGCCTGAAAAGGCAGGATGGTAAATTACCAATCTTCATTCTTCAATCTTCCCTAATAGTGAGGTTGCCATGGCCAAGCTGACAATAGCAGACTTGAAGAAGATCAAGGAAAACTACCACGCGACCCAGGCTCTCCGCGAGGGCGGGTTCCGGGTCAAGATCACGGTCCACATGGGCACGTGCGGCATCGCAGCAGGTGCGCGGAGCATCATGAATGCCGTGATGGAAGAGCTTGCAAAGGCCAATGCAAAGGACGTGGCCGTCACGACGTCCGGTTGCGCGGGGCTCTGCAGCCAGGAGCCCATGGCAACGATCGAACTGGCCGGGGAGCCTCCGGTCAGATACATCTCGCTGACCGACGACAAGATGC
Protein-coding sequences here:
- a CDS encoding NAD(P)H-dependent oxidoreductase subunit E, with protein sequence MMSNEAVAQDKAATPSGDSMTPEQFQKIDAIIAKYKDKPGSLIPVLQQAQDVCGYLPHVVQRYIAKGMKMSPSVVFGVATFYSFFTLVPRGKHVIRVCLGTACYVKRSEEILDKLKDELDIEVGEVTRDKKYSIEAVRCLGACGLAPVVVIGQDTYGDVAATKVMDIVKKYE
- a CDS encoding (2Fe-2S) ferredoxin domain-containing protein; translation: MAKLTIADLKKIKENYHATQALREGGFRVKITVHMGTCGIAAGARSIMNAVMEELAKANAKDVAVTTSGCAGLCSQEPMATIELAGEPPVRYISLTDDKMRKIFADHVMGGKPVQEFALVVGHETTY